One genomic segment of Acomys russatus chromosome 6, mAcoRus1.1, whole genome shotgun sequence includes these proteins:
- the Sertad4 gene encoding SERTA domain-containing protein 4, whose amino-acid sequence MTLVLSRNRFCEPMVSEGAAEIAGYQTLWEADSYRGASPPGPAQVPSQGDQGASPQLAGSHYRGNPSPTSTSKVAHFKRKHAGEEDAHPPLSSCSHKTVSVFEERAHVLYMSLEKLRFIDDPEVYLRRSVLINNLMKRIHGEILMQNSWCLPACSLGGTSAQEWFLAQDCPYRKRPRVAKEEWEKFHTCCFYQECGGHCLNLPVSASAGVGSSLAAPGATSTSSSPLPSPSSSSSTSSSSSSSSSSPTSPLPLPTCSHHLDSDIGGGPIYKSQIPANEIFVTNIRSLGVQEKAKFNNDGKLSQEPSRDGDALSQEPVGNDLDFECKSQFYDYFETGYNEKNHVNESWKKSLRKKELSSPSNKLCCSRGSKV is encoded by the exons ATGACGCTGGTTCTGTCCAGGAATAGATTCTGCGAGCCCATGGTCTCAGAAGGAGCTGCTGAAATTGCTGGGTACCAAACGCTATGGGAGGCTGACAGCTACAGAGGTGCGAGCCCCCCGGGGCCAGCACAGGTTCCTTCTCAGGGAGACCAGGGAGCCAGCCCACAACTGGCAG GATCACATTACCGGGGAAATCCAAGTCCGACAAGCACGTCCAAGGTCGCACACTTCAAGAGAAAGCATGCGGGAGAGGAGGATGCCCACCCACCACTCAGCAGCTGCAGCCATAAA ACCGTCTCCGTTTTCGAGGAGCGAGCACACGTCCTTTACATGTCCTTGGAGAAGCTGAGGTTCATAGATGACCCGGAAGTGTACCTACGCAGATCTGTCCTCATCAACAACCTGATGAAGAGGATCCACGGGGAGATCCTGATGCAGAACAGCTGGTGCCTCCCCGCCTGCTCCCTGGGCGGCACCTCTGCCCAAGAGTGGTTCCTGGCTCAAGACTGTCCGTACCGGAAACGGCCCCGGGTGGCCAAGGAGGAGTGGGAAAAGTTCCACACTTGCTGTTTTTACCAGGAGTGCGGTGGCCACTGCCTGAATCTACCCGTTTCTGCCAGTGCCGGCGTTGGAAGCTCCTTGGCTGCTCCCGGGGCCacttccacctcttcctcccccctcccgtccccctcttcttcctcctccacttcctcctcctcatcttcctcttcctcctcccctacttCCCCTCTGCCCTTGCCTACTTGTTCCCACCACTTGGACTCTGATATAGGTGGTGGACCTATTTACAAGAGCCAGATACCTGCCAATGAAATTTTTGTCACTAACATTAGGTCACTTGGTGTCCAGGAAAAGGCCAAATTCAACAACgatgggaaactgagtcaggaaCCCAGCAGAGATGGCGACGCCCTCAGCCAGGAACCTGTGGGAAATGACCTTGATTTTGAGTGCAAAAGccaattttatgattattttgagACTGGCTACAATGAGAAAAACCATGTGAATGAGTCTTGGAAAAAGTCTTTGAGGAAAAAGGAGCTCTCCTCCCCCAGCAACAAACTGTGCTGCAGCCGAGGAAGTAAGGTGTGA